TCGGTCGGTTCGCCGACGACGAACGCGTCCGCGTCCGCGATCGCGGGGACCGGACCACCGTCGGGTCCGCCCGCGACGAGGTGATGCGCGCCCTCGCTCAGCGTCTCCTCGTCGGGCGTCACCGCGAGCGTCACCGCGCCCCCCGGGCCGTCTCCCCCGTTTTCAGCTTCCGCGTCGCGGGCGTGGGCGGCGAGGAACCCCGCGACCAGCGCCGCCATCGGGCCGCCGGCGTCGCACGTGCCACGGCCGCGGAGGACGTCGCCGTCGCGCTCGAACGGGACGTCCGGCGGTACCGTGTCGACGTGCGTGTTCAGGACGACGTGCGGACCAGCGTCCCGGTCGCCCGCGGTCGCGAGGACGTTCCCGGCGTCGTCGACGGTCGCGTCCACGCCGCGCTCGACGAGCGCGTCCACGAGGAAGGCCCTCGCGTCCTCTACGGACTCGTGCGTCTCGAACGCCGCGAGCGACGCCAGGAAGGAGACCGGGTCGAACTGGCTCTGGGTCACGCCTTCGGTTCCACGCGTTCGATGGACGCCGTCGCCTCGCCGTCGAACTCGTGGACGACCGGCCCCGTCAACGTCGGCGCCCCGTTCTCGGGGAACGACACGACGAGGTCGCCGCCCGGCGGCGACACGCGCACGACGTCGTCGTCGATGCGCTCGTGGACGCGCGCCGCCGCGGCGATCGCGACCGCGCCCGTCCCACAGGACGCCGTCTCGCCCTCGACGCCGCGCTCGTACGTCCGCTGGTCGAACCCGCCGTCGTCGCGCCGGGACGCAAACGTGACGTTCGCGCCCTCGGGAAACGCCTCGTGGCTCCGGATGGGTGGCGCGACCTCGTCGATGTCGACGTCGGCGACGTCCTCGACGAAGCCGACCGCGTGCGGCACGCCCGTGTTCACGCCCGTGACCGCGTAGCCCTCGAGGTCCTCGGCGAGCATCGGTTCGTCGTACGCCTCCGAGAGCGGGACGACCTCCGGCTCGAAGCGCGGTTCGCCCATCTCGATACTCACTTCGTCGCCGTCGCGGCGCGCGTGCCGCGTCCCGGCCTGCGTGTCGATCATGACCTCGTCCGCGCCCGTGCGCTCCATCGCCCACTCCGCGGCGACGCGCGCGCCGTTCCCGCACATCGCGGCCGTCGAGCCGTCGGGCTGGACGAGCGTCATCACGACCCGCGGCGGGTCGAAGCGGGCCTCGAGCGCGAGGAACAGCACGCCGTCGGCGCCGACACCGTCTGTACGATCGCAGTGCCGGGTCGCGAACGCCGCCCGGTCGGGGACGTACTCGTCCGCGTCCACGACGACGAAGTCGTTGCCGGTGCCGTTGTACTTCCGGTAGTCGACGGTGCCGTGTCCGGTCATGGTTCTACTCGAAGGGCGTGCTGTACCGCGTTCGTCTGTCGGTGAAGGTCGGTCCGCTCTCGATCAGTTTGCTGTCCGGTCATAGTTCTAGAGTCGTCAGGTCGCTCAGTGGTTCGCGTCGTCGCGCGAGCGTCGCATCGTCGTCCGCGAGCACGACGCTCGCGGGCCGGGGTCGGGAGTTGT
Above is a genomic segment from Halorubellus sp. JP-L1 containing:
- the dapF gene encoding diaminopimelate epimerase; translation: MTGHGTVDYRKYNGTGNDFVVVDADEYVPDRAAFATRHCDRTDGVGADGVLFLALEARFDPPRVVMTLVQPDGSTAAMCGNGARVAAEWAMERTGADEVMIDTQAGTRHARRDGDEVSIEMGEPRFEPEVVPLSEAYDEPMLAEDLEGYAVTGVNTGVPHAVGFVEDVADVDIDEVAPPIRSHEAFPEGANVTFASRRDDGGFDQRTYERGVEGETASCGTGAVAIAAAARVHERIDDDVVRVSPPGGDLVVSFPENGAPTLTGPVVHEFDGEATASIERVEPKA